From the Arcobacter sp. CECT 8986 genome, one window contains:
- the frr gene encoding ribosome recycling factor produces the protein MLEDIYAETKENMDKSIDSLKRDYKTLRTGKVSTSILDGIKIDYYGTPTELNQVASVLAPDATTIVISPWEKQLVSDIEKAINEANIGVNPNNDGEAVKLFFPPMTVEQRKETAKHAKTMTDNAKVAIRNVRKHSNDKVKTLHKDKEITDDENKKALDEIQKITDGYVAKADETLKVKEQEILTV, from the coding sequence ATGTTAGAAGATATCTACGCTGAAACAAAAGAGAATATGGATAAGTCTATTGATTCTTTAAAAAGAGACTATAAGACTTTAAGAACTGGTAAAGTTTCTACATCAATTTTAGATGGAATTAAAATTGACTATTATGGAACACCTACAGAGTTAAACCAAGTAGCTTCAGTTCTTGCTCCAGATGCAACAACAATTGTAATTTCACCATGGGAAAAACAACTTGTAAGTGATATTGAAAAAGCTATCAATGAAGCAAACATAGGTGTAAATCCAAATAATGATGGTGAAGCAGTTAAACTTTTCTTCCCTCCAATGACTGTTGAGCAAAGAAAAGAGACAGCAAAACATGCAAAAACTATGACTGATAATGCTAAAGTTGCAATTAGAAATGTAAGAAAACACTCTAATGATAAAGTAAAAACATTACACAAAGATAAAGAAATCACTGATGATGAAAACAAAAAAGCATTAGATGAAATTCAAAAAATCACTGACGGATATGTAGCTAAAGCTGATGAGACTTTAAAAGTTAAAGAACAAGAAATTTTAACGGTATAA
- the pyrE gene encoding orotate phosphoribosyltransferase, which produces MNVEQIYKDASALLEGHFKLSSGNHSQFYLQSAKVLEDPKTAKLLAEELAKQIKDSGLKVDAVCSPALGGLIAGFALATALDVRFIFAERVDGEMTIRRGFEVKEGEKYIICEDIITTGGSALEAAKQVENAGGNILAYAALANRGFCSRVGSDLEAKDNCKLPLDKPLFALDDFTFEMYSPEDCPMCKEGSVAYKPGSRGN; this is translated from the coding sequence ATGAACGTAGAACAAATATATAAAGATGCTAGTGCTTTACTAGAGGGACATTTCAAATTAAGTAGTGGTAACCACTCACAATTTTATCTTCAATCTGCAAAAGTTTTAGAAGATCCAAAAACTGCAAAACTTTTAGCAGAAGAACTTGCTAAACAGATTAAAGATAGTGGACTTAAAGTTGATGCTGTTTGTTCACCTGCTCTTGGTGGATTAATTGCAGGGTTTGCTTTAGCAACTGCTCTTGATGTAAGATTTATTTTCGCAGAAAGAGTTGATGGAGAGATGACTATTAGAAGAGGTTTTGAAGTAAAAGAGGGTGAAAAATACATTATTTGTGAAGATATTATCACAACTGGTGGAAGTGCACTTGAAGCTGCAAAACAAGTAGAAAATGCAGGTGGAAATATTCTTGCATATGCAGCTCTTGCAAATAGAGGTTTTTGTTCAAGAGTTGGAAGTGATTTAGAAGCTAAAGATAATTGTAAATTACCTTTAGATAAACCACTTTTTGCATTAGATGATTTTACATTTGAAATGTATTCTCCTGAAGATTGTCCAATGTGTAAAGAAGGAAGCGTTGCTTATAAGCCAGGAAGTAGAGGAAACTAA
- a CDS encoding RDD family protein: MAKWRDVKQNRIKNDSNKVQEEYKSSCASLFSRFKAFVTDSFLITTPIIYIVIYLVFGSGDAFSQNRLLGWSYILSTVLIIISFFWYVKTQTPGMKAYSLKIVTSTKQRINIFQAVIRYIATLISIVTLFLLLLPFFNKDKKTFQDYISRTIIIEE; the protein is encoded by the coding sequence ATGGCTAAATGGAGAGATGTAAAACAAAATAGAATAAAAAATGATTCTAATAAAGTTCAAGAAGAGTATAAATCTTCTTGTGCATCTCTTTTTTCTAGATTTAAAGCCTTTGTTACAGACTCATTCTTAATCACTACTCCTATTATTTATATTGTTATTTATTTAGTATTTGGAAGTGGTGATGCATTTTCTCAAAATAGACTTTTAGGATGGAGTTATATTCTAAGTACCGTTTTAATTATCATAAGCTTTTTTTGGTATGTTAAAACACAAACTCCAGGAATGAAAGCATACAGCCTAAAAATTGTAACTTCAACAAAACAAAGAATTAATATCTTTCAAGCAGTGATAAGATATATCGCTACACTTATATCAATAGTAACTCTATTTTTACTGTTGCTACCATTTTTTAATAAAGATAAAAAGACTTTTCAAGACTATATTTCAAGAACAATAATAATTGAAGAATAA
- a CDS encoding MFS transporter, with amino-acid sequence MLFFRLSAFYFFYFAAVGIYVIFLPKVLNDLGYTELQIGVIFALAPLMKFITPFLFLKHITLNQNVFKFALFGSVLCSFLLYITLNNFYLLMLNNAILGACLSMILPYLEVISVKDLGKDKYGKSRLFGSIGFMIITLVLARVLNEPTTAIHFYLFVNISTVIFALSLLKYDTTYEKKDEDTQEPFSFMKHWTFWLSLFFMQISFGGFYNFFTIYETSHGVDIKTVSYLWTFGVLCEIAMLYYQAPILQKNLVGIIKFCLLITSFRWLLLYLFPDSLMVTYITQGIHAFSFALFHSAVLMYLYSLYDNKKLAQQFMFGVAYGLGGFLGALIAGYLYGENLFLYCSIFAFFAFVSIFKRK; translated from the coding sequence ATGCTATTTTTTAGATTATCAGCATTTTACTTTTTCTATTTTGCTGCAGTTGGTATTTATGTAATTTTCTTACCAAAAGTTTTAAATGATTTAGGATATACAGAATTACAAATCGGTGTTATTTTTGCACTAGCTCCTTTAATGAAATTTATCACTCCTTTTTTATTTTTAAAACATATAACACTTAATCAAAATGTCTTTAAGTTTGCACTATTTGGTTCTGTACTTTGCTCTTTTTTATTATATATTACACTTAATAACTTTTATTTACTAATGTTAAATAACGCAATATTAGGTGCTTGTTTAAGTATGATATTGCCCTATTTAGAAGTAATTTCAGTAAAAGACTTAGGTAAAGACAAATATGGTAAATCAAGGCTTTTTGGTTCTATTGGTTTTATGATTATTACTTTAGTTCTTGCAAGAGTTTTAAATGAACCCACAACAGCAATACATTTCTATCTTTTTGTAAATATCTCAACTGTTATATTTGCATTGTCTTTATTAAAGTATGATACAACTTATGAGAAGAAAGATGAAGATACACAAGAGCCCTTCTCTTTTATGAAACACTGGACTTTTTGGTTAAGTCTATTTTTCATGCAGATAAGTTTTGGAGGGTTTTATAACTTCTTTACAATTTATGAAACATCACATGGTGTTGATATAAAAACTGTATCTTATCTTTGGACTTTTGGAGTTTTATGTGAGATTGCAATGCTTTACTATCAAGCACCAATTTTACAAAAGAATTTAGTTGGTATAATAAAATTTTGTTTATTAATAACATCATTTAGATGGTTACTACTTTATCTTTTCCCTGATTCACTTATGGTTACATATATAACACAAGGAATCCATGCTTTCTCTTTTGCATTATTTCACAGTGCAGTACTTATGTATCTATACTCACTTTATGATAATAAAAAACTTGCTCAACAATTTATGTTTGGTGTAGCATATGGACTTGGTGGATTTTTAGGTGCATTAATTGCTGGTTACTTATATGGGGAAAATCTATTTTTATATTGTAGTATTTTTGCTTTCTTTGCTTTTGTTTCTATATTCAAAAGAAAATAG
- a CDS encoding YaaA family protein — MKILLAPAETKNSGGQDKPFCKQNFFLEELFEKREEVFDIYEDFTGKSSIEELSKWFGLKKLDEVQKYKQSLKDKSTMKAIQRYNGVAFDAIEYNSLDEKQKEYIDSNVVLFSNLFGPIKADDLIPDYKYKQGSKLPNINVEKFYQDNFTDSLDKYLGEEIIDLRAGYYEKFYKIKKANVLTFKFIKDGKVVSHWAKHYRGALLKHLAVNNTETIAEFMATNVEGLKLVEIQEKKNIKLLIMEIE, encoded by the coding sequence ATGAAGATACTATTAGCACCAGCAGAGACAAAAAATAGTGGAGGGCAAGATAAGCCTTTTTGTAAACAAAACTTTTTTTTAGAAGAGTTATTTGAAAAAAGAGAAGAAGTTTTTGATATATATGAAGATTTTACAGGAAAATCATCAATAGAAGAGTTGTCAAAATGGTTTGGTTTAAAAAAACTTGATGAAGTACAAAAGTATAAACAAAGTTTAAAAGATAAATCAACTATGAAAGCTATTCAAAGATATAATGGTGTTGCTTTTGACGCAATAGAATATAATAGTTTAGATGAGAAACAAAAAGAGTACATAGATAGTAATGTAGTACTTTTTTCAAATCTATTTGGTCCAATTAAAGCAGATGATTTAATTCCTGATTATAAATATAAGCAAGGTTCAAAACTTCCTAATATAAATGTAGAAAAGTTTTATCAAGATAATTTCACAGATAGTTTAGATAAATACTTAGGTGAAGAGATAATTGATTTAAGAGCAGGGTATTATGAGAAGTTCTACAAAATCAAAAAAGCTAATGTTTTAACATTTAAATTTATTAAAGATGGAAAAGTAGTAAGTCATTGGGCGAAACATTATAGAGGTGCTTTATTAAAGCATTTAGCAGTTAATAATACTGAAACTATTGCAGAATTTATGGCAACAAATGTTGAAGGCTTGAAATTAGTAGAGATTCAAGAAAAAAAGAATATTAAATTATTGATAATGGAAATAGAGTAA
- a CDS encoding YchJ family protein, which yields MKISVNSKCICGSDKKYKKCCKEFHDGKLPKNALELMRSRFSAYALGNANYIIETTHKDNVEFTHNRQTWINDINNFCEYTDFQALTILDFKDGNKESFVSFKAKLSQNGLDASFTEKSRFLKVDGRWYYIDGVFL from the coding sequence TTGAAAATATCAGTTAATTCAAAATGTATATGTGGAAGTGATAAAAAGTATAAAAAGTGCTGTAAAGAGTTCCACGATGGCAAATTACCAAAAAATGCATTGGAGTTAATGCGTTCAAGATTTAGTGCATATGCCCTTGGCAATGCAAACTATATTATAGAAACTACTCATAAAGATAATGTGGAATTTACTCACAATAGACAAACGTGGATAAATGATATAAACAACTTCTGTGAATATACAGACTTTCAGGCTCTTACAATATTAGACTTTAAAGATGGTAATAAAGAGAGTTTTGTTAGTTTTAAAGCAAAACTATCACAAAATGGATTAGATGCATCATTTACAGAAAAAAGTAGATTTTTAAAAGTTGATGGTAGATGGTATTATATTGATGGAGTTTTTTTATAA
- a CDS encoding ComEA family DNA-binding protein produces MKKIFLGVILSCVMLFAAMDFNKASKQELMSIKGIGQKKAQSIIDYRKSNKINSVEDLEKIKGFGKKLVNKIKNSTKS; encoded by the coding sequence ATGAAAAAAATATTCTTAGGAGTAATACTATCTTGTGTGATGCTTTTTGCAGCAATGGATTTTAATAAAGCTTCAAAACAAGAGCTAATGAGTATAAAAGGAATTGGTCAAAAGAAAGCACAATCTATAATTGATTATAGAAAGAGTAATAAAATTAATAGTGTTGAAGATTTAGAAAAGATAAAAGGTTTTGGAAAGAAATTAGTTAACAAAATTAAAAATTCTACAAAATCATAA
- a CDS encoding DUF695 domain-containing protein, translating to MENWQLKQTSNINQMLRIKESLDAIDMISMKNLLVIKHKYHIADDIMFPDPACLAFFTSFEQNHLKKLEEEKKLSLVAVDIFEGDMKFYIYCNDTQSCIYDCISYLKSNSLYPVDFEVYNKDDFKTYNKLLAI from the coding sequence ATGGAAAATTGGCAATTAAAACAAACATCAAATATAAATCAAATGTTGAGAATAAAAGAGTCTTTAGATGCAATAGATATGATATCTATGAAAAATCTATTAGTTATAAAACATAAATATCATATTGCAGATGATATTATGTTTCCAGACCCAGCATGTTTGGCTTTTTTTACAAGTTTTGAACAAAACCATTTAAAAAAATTAGAAGAAGAAAAAAAGCTTTCATTAGTTGCAGTAGATATTTTTGAAGGTGATATGAAATTTTATATATATTGCAATGATACACAATCTTGTATTTATGATTGTATATCATATTTAAAATCAAATAGTTTATATCCTGTTGATTTTGAAGTTTATAATAAAGATGATTTTAAAACATACAATAAACTTTTAGCTATTTAA
- the ung gene encoding uracil-DNA glycosylase has product MDTWEQVIKIEKKKDYFKKLMLDIDEKYKTSIVYPKYENIFKAFELTSLDNLKVVILGQDPYHGEGQAQGLAFSTPKEIKNPPSMVNILKEINQDLQKESTCSDGDLTSWAKQGVLLLNTILTVEKSKPKSHHKLGWEIFTDNIIKYINENCKDVVFLLWGTPAISKSKLIDEKKHHILTSVHPSPLSAYRGFLGCKHFSKTNEILKSLNKTTIDW; this is encoded by the coding sequence ATGGATACTTGGGAACAAGTAATAAAAATAGAAAAGAAAAAAGATTATTTTAAAAAATTAATGTTAGATATTGATGAGAAATATAAAACTTCAATAGTTTATCCAAAATATGAGAATATTTTTAAGGCATTTGAACTTACTTCTTTAGATAATTTAAAAGTTGTGATTTTAGGACAAGACCCTTATCATGGAGAGGGTCAAGCACAAGGATTGGCTTTTTCTACACCAAAAGAGATAAAAAATCCTCCTTCAATGGTAAATATTTTAAAAGAGATAAATCAAGATTTACAAAAAGAGTCAACTTGTAGTGATGGTGATTTAACTTCTTGGGCAAAACAAGGAGTGTTATTATTAAATACTATTTTAACAGTAGAAAAATCAAAACCAAAATCTCATCATAAGCTAGGATGGGAAATCTTTACAGATAATATTATTAAGTATATAAATGAAAATTGTAAAGATGTTGTTTTTTTACTTTGGGGAACTCCTGCAATATCAAAATCAAAATTAATTGATGAGAAAAAACATCATATTTTAACTTCAGTTCATCCAAGTCCTTTATCTGCATATAGAGGTTTTTTAGGATGTAAACACTTTAGTAAAACAAATGAGATTTTAAAATCACTAAATAAAACTACAATCGATTGGTAA
- a CDS encoding LemA family protein yields the protein MKSFLITIGVIVLAFFILIATNINNIPKLDENVNASWAQVQNQYKRRADLIPNLVSTVKGYANHEKSTLEEVTKARASVGKINVSENMLSNAQQFQQFQKAQGALSSALSRLMVVVEKYPQLKADKNFLALQSQLEGTENRISVARRDYIQTVKEYNTELRTYPGKIVAAILYPDAKVKPTFTASATEQETPKVNF from the coding sequence ATGAAATCATTTCTTATTACTATTGGTGTAATAGTTTTAGCATTTTTCATACTTATTGCTACAAATATTAATAATATTCCAAAGCTAGATGAAAATGTAAATGCATCATGGGCACAAGTACAAAATCAATATAAAAGAAGAGCAGATTTAATTCCTAATTTAGTATCAACTGTAAAAGGATATGCTAATCATGAGAAATCTACTTTAGAAGAAGTTACAAAAGCAAGAGCAAGTGTAGGTAAAATAAATGTATCTGAAAATATGCTTTCAAATGCACAACAATTCCAACAATTCCAAAAAGCACAAGGTGCATTAAGTTCAGCCCTTTCAAGACTTATGGTTGTTGTAGAAAAGTATCCACAATTAAAAGCTGACAAAAACTTTCTTGCTTTACAATCACAACTTGAAGGTACAGAAAATAGAATCTCAGTTGCAAGAAGAGATTATATACAAACAGTAAAAGAGTATAACACAGAACTAAGAACTTACCCTGGAAAAATTGTAGCTGCAATTTTATACCCAGATGCAAAAGTTAAACCAACATTTACAGCATCTGCAACGGAGCAAGAAACACCAAAAGTAAACTTCTAA
- a CDS encoding TPM domain-containing protein — translation MKKFIFIVVSLFLFNLSVFAQPDFPKLTGRVVDNANLLTTSQKQTLTSTLKQHEDETSNQIVVVTLDSLNGYDIADYGYQLGRYWKIGQKDKNNGVLLIVSLKDRKLRIEVGYGLEGALTDKISHEIIEYTLKPEFKKGNYYKGISKAVTLIIQSIKGEYKQSNINNHHSSSGFIHYTNYFLSQIPDGLFGFLAIIIFVFMPKVIRLIGFSLLFGFLFSLVALTITQSVIAFFIVFIIATIFIFIKMKNSKASSSNYSSSSTYGSSSGFSSFSSGSSFSGGGGSFGGGGASGSW, via the coding sequence ATGAAAAAGTTTATTTTTATAGTTGTATCACTTTTTTTATTTAATCTATCTGTCTTTGCACAACCAGATTTTCCCAAACTTACAGGAAGAGTAGTTGATAATGCAAATTTATTAACTACTTCTCAAAAACAGACTTTAACATCAACTTTAAAACAACATGAAGATGAAACTTCTAATCAAATTGTAGTTGTTACTTTAGATAGTTTAAATGGTTATGATATTGCTGATTATGGTTACCAGTTAGGTAGATATTGGAAAATTGGTCAAAAAGACAAAAATAATGGAGTATTACTTATAGTATCCCTAAAAGATAGAAAACTAAGAATTGAAGTTGGATATGGTTTAGAAGGAGCATTAACAGATAAGATTTCACATGAAATAATAGAATATACATTAAAGCCTGAATTTAAAAAAGGTAATTATTACAAAGGAATCTCTAAAGCTGTTACTTTGATTATTCAAAGTATCAAAGGTGAATATAAACAATCAAATATAAATAATCACCATTCATCATCTGGCTTTATTCATTATACTAATTACTTTCTTTCTCAAATTCCCGATGGACTTTTTGGATTTTTGGCAATTATTATTTTTGTATTTATGCCAAAAGTTATAAGATTAATTGGGTTTTCTTTATTGTTTGGATTTTTATTCTCTTTGGTTGCTTTAACAATCACTCAAAGTGTTATTGCATTTTTTATTGTTTTTATTATTGCAACAATTTTTATTTTTATAAAAATGAAAAATAGTAAAGCAAGTAGTTCCAATTATAGTTCAAGTTCAACTTATGGAAGTTCTTCTGGATTTAGTAGTTTTAGTAGTGGCTCTAGCTTTAGTGGTGGAGGAGGAAGCTTTGGTGGCGGTGGAGCCAGTGGGAGTTGGTAA
- a CDS encoding TPM domain-containing protein, producing MYLSENEKNQISKEIENLEKRSSVELVAVIAKSSSSYKYEGLLVSLGITTLISIISIFLDMNSKLFFQLQILVFTLSYLLIYKFNNIPLLFMSKKYKQLKASQKAKKEFNYLGIKNTKTRQGIMFYVSIEEKYVEIITDEEIQKKIPNKYWQDIIDEFIIDIKNNEFSKGYLKAIKSCSNRLVADFPIQKNDINELSNEVIEL from the coding sequence ATGTATTTAAGTGAAAATGAAAAAAATCAAATCTCAAAAGAGATTGAAAATTTAGAGAAAAGAAGTTCTGTTGAGTTAGTTGCTGTTATTGCAAAAAGTTCATCAAGTTATAAATATGAAGGATTGTTAGTATCTTTAGGAATAACAACATTAATATCTATAATATCAATATTTTTAGATATGAATAGTAAACTATTTTTTCAGTTACAAATATTAGTTTTTACGCTTAGTTATTTGCTAATATATAAATTTAATAATATTCCACTATTATTTATGAGTAAAAAATATAAACAATTAAAAGCTTCACAAAAAGCAAAAAAAGAGTTTAACTATTTAGGTATAAAAAATACAAAAACTCGACAAGGTATAATGTTTTATGTATCAATTGAAGAAAAATATGTAGAGATTATAACAGATGAGGAAATACAAAAGAAAATTCCAAATAAATATTGGCAAGATATTATAGATGAGTTTATCATAGATATAAAAAACAATGAATTTTCAAAAGGCTATTTAAAAGCAATTAAATCTTGCTCAAATAGATTAGTAGCTGACTTTCCTATTCAAAAAAATGATATAAATGAACTTAGCAACGAGGTTATAGAGTTATGA
- a CDS encoding HAD family hydrolase, with protein sequence MNKQKAIIFDLDGTLIDSVLDIALCMNEVLEELNLQTYEIEEYNYFLGGGVDVLVDNVLKNPTQQLRQKVTQRFKEVYDLAIHTNTKAYEGIYELLDELEKLDFKLAVLSNKPHKFTIAYINRLFDKYNFIEVHGQKEDTPKKPHPAGALLISENLNIPCEDIYFVGDTKVDMQTATNANMTSIGVLWGFRNEEELKQYNANFIVNEPLEILNIVKK encoded by the coding sequence ATGAATAAACAAAAAGCAATTATATTTGATTTAGATGGAACTTTAATTGATTCTGTTCTTGATATTGCATTATGTATGAATGAAGTTCTTGAAGAATTAAATCTACAAACATATGAAATAGAAGAGTATAACTATTTCCTCGGTGGAGGAGTTGATGTACTTGTTGATAATGTTTTAAAAAATCCAACACAACAATTAAGACAGAAAGTAACTCAAAGATTTAAAGAAGTTTATGATTTAGCTATTCATACAAATACAAAAGCATATGAAGGTATTTATGAACTACTTGATGAACTAGAAAAATTAGATTTTAAATTAGCTGTTTTATCAAATAAACCTCATAAATTTACAATTGCTTATATAAATAGACTTTTTGATAAATATAATTTTATAGAAGTTCATGGACAAAAAGAAGATACTCCTAAAAAACCCCATCCAGCAGGTGCACTACTTATTTCTGAAAATTTAAATATTCCATGTGAAGATATATATTTTGTAGGAGATACAAAAGTTGATATGCAAACAGCAACAAATGCAAATATGACTTCAATTGGTGTTTTGTGGGGATTTAGAAATGAAGAAGAGTTGAAACAATACAATGCAAACTTTATTGTAAATGAGCCTTTGGAGATTTTAAATATTGTAAAAAAATAA
- a CDS encoding MarR family winged helix-turn-helix transcriptional regulator, protein MTEELNRSIGFKINQTANKLNQQFNHILQDYDIALEQRVTLEIISADKNITQTKISSILGKDKTTICRTLNSLEKKGLITKEENKEDKRVNIIKLTQKAYKVLEDTEEIIQNYRNVLSSNLEEEEISALFRILEKLSIKI, encoded by the coding sequence ATGACTGAAGAATTAAATAGATCTATTGGCTTTAAAATAAACCAAACTGCAAATAAATTAAATCAACAATTTAACCATATTCTACAAGATTACGATATTGCTTTAGAACAAAGAGTAACTTTAGAGATAATTAGTGCTGATAAAAATATAACACAAACAAAAATATCATCAATTTTAGGAAAAGATAAAACTACAATTTGTAGAACTTTGAACTCTTTAGAGAAAAAAGGTCTTATTACAAAAGAAGAGAATAAAGAAGATAAAAGAGTTAATATTATCAAACTAACACAAAAAGCTTATAAAGTTTTAGAAGATACAGAAGAGATAATTCAAAATTATAGAAATGTATTATCATCAAATTTAGAAGAAGAAGAGATATCAGCTCTTTTTAGAATTTTAGAAAAATTAAGTATTAAAATATAA
- a CDS encoding multidrug effflux MFS transporter — translation MRKSVNHIYLIILLAILSSVAPIAIDTYIPSIPNIAKHFDVSIEKIELTLSIFLIGFSIGQVFGGTFSDRIGRRKSSIIGLVGFSFFSFLIILSTDVLQLWIFRFFEAFFGGFVVVNSNAIVRDMFHGKEAAKIFSLIGTVRSIAPLAAPAIGAFIIHFYSWKYVFLFLCCYSLFIAFIVFKTLKETFTYTKQNVIESYKTVLKDKMAMKAMLVLALGFSGFFILIAKSSFIYIEYFNISTDYFPFFFGLNFIILVLMIRVNVIMLKYFTQLDLIKIALIIQVIAGSLFAYFSNSLTLIPTMILIASYMSMMAFVFGNSMALAMEHFSKNAGVASSVIGVLQFGFGAVISSIVLMFHTQSFMPIGMSIATISLVAYFVIRTYKNK, via the coding sequence TTGAGAAAATCAGTAAATCATATATATCTAATAATCTTATTAGCTATATTATCTTCAGTTGCACCAATTGCAATTGATACTTATATACCTTCAATACCAAATATAGCAAAACATTTTGATGTTAGTATTGAAAAAATAGAATTAACGCTATCAATATTTTTAATAGGATTCTCTATTGGACAGGTTTTTGGAGGAACATTCTCAGATAGAATAGGAAGAAGAAAATCTTCAATTATTGGTCTTGTTGGATTTAGTTTTTTTAGTTTTCTTATTATTTTAAGTACTGATGTTCTTCAACTTTGGATATTTAGATTTTTTGAAGCTTTTTTTGGAGGATTTGTTGTAGTAAATTCAAATGCCATAGTAAGAGATATGTTCCATGGAAAAGAAGCTGCAAAGATATTTTCACTTATTGGAACAGTAAGAAGTATTGCGCCATTAGCTGCACCTGCAATTGGGGCATTTATTATTCACTTTTATTCATGGAAATATGTATTTTTATTTTTATGTTGTTACTCTTTATTTATAGCATTTATTGTATTTAAAACATTAAAAGAGACATTTACATACACAAAACAAAATGTAATAGAATCATATAAAACAGTACTAAAAGACAAAATGGCAATGAAAGCTATGCTTGTTCTTGCCCTTGGTTTTTCAGGATTTTTTATACTGATTGCAAAATCATCATTTATATATATTGAGTATTTTAATATCTCAACTGATTATTTTCCTTTCTTTTTTGGATTAAACTTTATTATTCTTGTTTTAATGATTAGGGTTAATGTAATTATGCTTAAATACTTTACTCAATTAGATTTAATAAAAATTGCATTGATTATTCAAGTTATTGCAGGAAGTCTATTTGCATATTTTTCAAATAGTTTAACTTTAATTCCAACTATGATTTTAATAGCTTCTTATATGAGTATGATGGCTTTTGTATTTGGTAATAGTATGGCTTTAGCAATGGAGCACTTTTCAAAAAATGCAGGAGTTGCATCTTCTGTAATTGGTGTATTACAGTTTGGATTTGGAGCAGTTATATCTTCAATAGTTTTAATGTTTCATACACAATCATTTATGCCCATTGGAATGAGTATTGCAACTATATCTTTGGTGGCCTATTTTGTAATTCGAACATACAAGAATAAGTAA
- the dksA gene encoding RNA polymerase-binding protein DksA codes for MAKALNEKQVEEIKTLLLQNKEKIETALRKIDEDHESLSTMDLKDEGDFAAASRDYTNDIHIKKQQKQELELIEHSLKKIEKGEYTGLCEMCDSEITIKRLRVKPHARYCIDCRSFIDNEKKEH; via the coding sequence ATGGCTAAAGCATTAAATGAAAAGCAAGTTGAAGAGATAAAAACTTTATTATTACAAAATAAAGAAAAAATTGAAACAGCTTTAAGAAAAATTGATGAAGATCATGAGTCTTTAAGTACAATGGATTTAAAAGACGAGGGTGACTTTGCAGCTGCTAGTAGAGATTACACAAATGATATTCATATCAAAAAACAACAAAAACAAGAATTAGAGTTAATTGAACACTCATTAAAAAAGATAGAAAAAGGTGAGTATACAGGTCTTTGTGAGATGTGTGATAGTGAAATTACTATTAAAAGATTGAGAGTTAAACCTCACGCAAGATATTGTATTGATTGTAGAAGCTTCATAGACAACGAGAAAAAAGAACACTAA